The Euphorbia lathyris chromosome 2, ddEupLath1.1, whole genome shotgun sequence genome includes a window with the following:
- the LOC136220822 gene encoding glycine-rich protein DC7.1-like has translation MAISKTLIFAGLLFAFVLLIASEVSARELAQVEVDNFDVDGGEYGKGKGGYGGGYGKGKGGYGGGGYGKGKGKGKRGYKKPGHGRYPPVAAGETQEIGN, from the exons ATGGCAATCTCAAAGACTTTAATCTTTGCTGGGCTTCTATTTGCTTTTGTTCTGCTCATTGCTTCTGAGGTTTCAGCTCGTGAGCTTGCTC AAGTAGAAGTGGATAATTTCGACGTGGACGGCGGCGAATATGGAAAGGGAAAAGGAGGGTATGGAGGAGGCTATGGAAAGGGAAAAGGTGGGTATGGAGGAGGAGGATATGGAAAGGGTAAGGGTAAGGGAAAACGTGGCTACAAAAAACCAGGACATGGCCGATACCCGCCCGTTGCTGCCGGAGAAACACAAGAAATCGGAAATTAG